The Candidatus Tanganyikabacteria bacterium sequence GCGGCTGGTGAGCGTCATGAGCTGGGAGAAGTCGCCCATATCCAGGTCGAACGCCCGGGCGCTCACGTCCAGCGACGTCGTGGCCACCATCGTACCGAACTCCTCGATCGTCTCGGTGCGCCGCGCCACGTCGCCAAACAGCAGCCAGCGCGCGTTCGTGCGGCTCTTGAGGGTGTTTCTGGCAGGAACCGTGAATGCCGGGACCGGCAGCACCTCGGGAAGCTTGATGCGGACGCCGGTCGGCGCGGGCTGCACGAGCTGGAACCGCCCCGATTCTTGGATGGCGCGCCGCAGTTCGCGCACGTAGCCGGAGCGGTCGGGCGGGATCGCGATGGCCACGCCGCTGCGCTCGTTGCCCAGCGCCCAGGCCGCCGGAACGGCCGCCCCCGGGAGCAGCGCCGCGAAAACCAGCGCCCAATGTCTCATTAGAGCCTGCTCGGTGGGGTGCCGCCCCCCCGAACCCCCCCGCAGTGCCGTCCGTGACGGTCCGCCGGGCATCCTTGCCCGGCGTAGGGCTCGTGGACGGGAGTCGGGCCAGCCGGTGAACAACTCATTCCGAGATAACAGTTCGGAGCGGTTTCAGGAAATGTTCAGTTGCTGCCGACCGTTCTGGACGGTCCCGAGGGCCCGCGAGACCTTGGCTTCGAGGTCGGAGAGGACTTCTTCGGCGTACCTGTCGGCCCCCGCCTGCGTCTTGGAGATCTCGACCGCCAGGTCGTGGCGGATGCGATCGGCCTCCTGCTGGGCGTGCTTGAAGATCTCGCTCTCGGAGAGCAGCGTCCGCGCCTGGAGTTTGGCCTGGTTGACGATTTCGTCGGCCTCTTGCCGGGCCGTGCCGAGCACTCGTTCGCGCTCGGAGACGACTTCCTGCGCCTGCTTGAACTCCTCGGGCAGCGTGGCCTCGAGCTCCTCGATCAGGTCGAGCAACCGATCCTCGTGGACGACCGAATAGTGGACGAACGGGAACTTGAAGCTGTGCACGACCAGATCGGCGATCTGGTGGATGAGATCGAGCGAACGCATCAGTTGAACTTCTCCTTGAGGCGCTTGGCGACCAGGGGCGGGACCAGCCCCGAGGTGTCGCCGCCGAGCGTGGCGATTTCCTTGACCGTCGACGAGGACAGGAACAAATTCTCCGCGCTCGTCATCAGGAAGACGGTGTCGAGCGCCGGGTTGAGCTTGCGGTTGGCCAGCGCGATGCGCAGTTCGGCGTCGAAGTCCGAGACGGCCCGCAGGCCGCGGATGAGGTGGCGGATGCCCTTGTTGCGGGCGTAGTCGGCCGTCAGGCCGCGGAAGCTCTCGACCGAGACCTTCGGGTTGGCGCCGACCACCTGCTTGATCAGTTCGACCCGCTCGTCGGGGGTGAAGATCCCCGACTTGCTGGTGTTCATCAGCACCGCCACCGTGACGTGCTCGAAGACCGAGATGGCGCGCTCGATGATGTCGAGGTGGCCGTTGGTGATCGGGTCGAAGGAGCCCGGGTAGATGGCGGCGGGCATATCAGTGGCTGCGGGCCAGCTTCTGCTTGCGCAGGCGGACGGACTGGGGGGTGACCTCGATGAGCTCGTCGTCGTTGATGTACTCCATCGCCCGCTCGAGCGTCATGTCGATCGGGGTGTGCAGCCGGACCAGCTCCTCTCCGCTTGCGGCGCGCATGTTGGTGAGCTTCTTGGCCTTGCAGACGTTGATCTCCAGGTCCTGCTGCCGCGTGTGCTCGCCCACGATCATCCCCGTGTAGACCTTGACGCCCGGCTTGATGAAGAAGACGCCGCGATCCTCCAGGTTGGAAAGCGCGTAGGCGGTGGCCTCGCCCTCCTCCCAGGCGACCAGCACACCGTTGCGCTGCGAGCCGATGTCGCCCGCGAAGGGCTTGTACTCGAAGAACGAATGGTTCATCGTGCCGTTGCCGCGAGTCATGCGGATGAAGTCGCCGCGGAAGCCCAGCAGGCCGCGAGCCGGCACGAGGAACTCGAGTTGTGTGCGCGAGCCGTCGGATTCCATGCGGTGCAACTCGCCGCGGCGCCGGCCGAGCGCCTCGATGGCCGTGCCGGCGTACTCGTCGGGGACGTCGAGGGTCAGCAGCTCGTAAGGCTCGTAAACCTGCCCCCCGATGGTCTTGAGGATGACCCGGGGCTTGGAGATCTGGAATTCGTAGCCCTCGCGGCGCATCGTCTCGACCAGGATGCCCAGGTGCAACTCGCCGCGGCCCGAGACCAGGAACCGGTCGGGAGAGTCGGTCTCCTCGACGCGCAGCGCCACGTTGGACAGCAACTCGCGCTGCAGGCGGTCGCGCAGGTGCCGGCTGGTGACGTACTTGCCCTCGCGGCCGGCAAACGGGCTGTCGTTGATGGAAAAGGTCATCTGCAGCGTGGGCTCGTCGACCTTGATCAGCGGCAGGGCGTTGGGATCCTCGGCGTCGGCGATGGTGTCGCCGATGTTGGCGTCGGGGAAGCCCGCCACCGCCACGAGGTCGCCGGCCGACGCCTTCTCGGTCTCCAGCCGCTTCAGGCCGCTGAACGTGAACAGCTTGGTGACCTTGCCCTTCTGGGTCGTGCCGTCCGACCGCAGCAGCGCGCATGGCTGGCCGGCCGCGATCTGCCCGTGGTGGATGCGACCGATCACGACCCGGCCCAGATACTCGCTGTAGTCGAGGGTGGTCACCTGGAGCTGGAGTGGCCGGTAGGAATCGCCGGCGGGCGCCGGCACGTGCTTGAGGATGGACTCGAAAAGCGGGCGCATGTCGCTGCCCTCGGTCGCCAGATCGTGGGTGGACGTGCCGTTTATGCCGCTCGCGAAGACGACCGGGAACTCGATCTGGTCGTCGTCGGCGCCAAGGTCGATGAACAGGTCGAGGACCAGGTCCACGACCTCGACCGGGCGGCACCCCGGACGGTCGATCTTGTTGACGACCACGATGGGCTTGATCCCCTGCTCAAGGGCCTTGCGCAGGACGTAGCGCGTCTGGGGCATCGGGCCCTCGAAGGCGTCCACGATCAGCAGGGCGCCGTCCACCATGCCCAGCACACGCTCGACCTCGCCCGAGAAATCGGCGTGGCCGGGGGTGTCCACGATGTTGATCTTGATGCCGCGGTACTCGACCGCCGTGTTCTTGGCGAGAATGGTGATGCCGCGCTCGCGCTCGAGATCCAGCGAATCCATGACGCAGTCGGCGACCTGCTGGTTCTCCCGGAAGACGCCGGACTGCCGCAGCAACGCGTCCACGAGCGTGGTCTTGCCGTGGTCGACGTGCGCGATGATCGCGATATTTCTGATGTTGCGGTTCATGGGCGATTAGCTATTGTACCGTGTTAAGAAACAGGGAAGTTGGGGTAATATGTGATTGAAGGGTGAACCCGCCCTGGGGAGGGGCTACCGATGATCCGACTTGCCAGCTGGTTGAGTGTGATTTCCGGCGGCATTCTGCTGTGCCAGCCGGCCCAGGCGGCCGGCGGGGCCAAAGCGGCCGATGCCGGTTACCTCATGGTACAGGGCCGCCAAGTGCTCCTGCTCACGGCGCTTCCCGGCCAGGACCTCGCGGCGCGCGGGCTGGAGATCCGGCGGCGCCTGGAGGCGGCCGTCAGCAAGGATGGCACGGTGCAGCCCGTGGGAGTCGTCTCCTTGACCGACGTAGCCGGGACGCCGGTGATCTCCGTCGGCAAGCTCCCCGTCGCATCCGTCACGGCCTGGGATGCCACGCGCGCCGGCCAGCCGGCCTGGGCGCTCGCGCATCGCTGGGCCGCCTCGCTGGAAGGCTCCCTAGCCACGCTGCGCGTCGGCGGGCCGGTGCCGGGATCGCTGGTCAAGCTCAAGACCACCGGCGGAGACGAGGTCGCGCTGGCCCCTCCTGCCTCGGCCGAACCGGCCGCCGTCGCGGCCGTCACCCCGCCGGGGCCAATCGTCATCAGCCTGAAAAACGGGCGCATAACCGCCACGATCGACGGGGGCGTGGTCACCCTCGCGGGGCAGGCCGCCACCCTGGCCGAGAAGTTCGAGGTCGCCGGTCGCGTGGCCGCGGTGCCGGGCGTCGTGGACGTCGTCAACAACGTCACCGTCCAGGCGCAGCGCACGGTCAGCGACGCGGAGGTCGCCTCGGCGCTGAGCGAGGCCGCCAGGTAGCGGCACGCGCTTTCCGGGCCGTCACGTACGTGGCGGCCCGAAACATTTTCGACGCGGAGCCGTGGTATATCGAGGTGTCGTGCCGCCATCACGGCTCCGTACGCCCACCCCCGCTATGCTGGGCAGGAGTTTGTTAACATGTGGCGTTTCTGCACTCCAGGAGGACGGATGTCCAGGTCGTTGTTGTCCACGGTCGGTCTGGCCGCGCTGCTATCCCAGCTACTCGCGGGCTGCCCCGGCCGGGTGGCCCTGACGCAGACCCCCGTCTCCCTGTTTGCCTACATCACGCAGTTCAACACCAACGAGGTCGCGGTCGTCGACGCCGTCCTCAAGACGCCCACCGGCACGCCCATCAAGGTGGGCGCGGGCCCGGTGAAGATGGCCCTCAAGCCGACCGGCTCGCAGGAGTACCTCTACGTCCTCAACCAGACCGGCAGCACGGTGTCGTTCGTCAATCGGCGCAGCGGCAGCACCGAGGAGGAGGTCGCCGCCGGCACCAATCCCGACGACATCGCCATCAGCCCGGACGGCAAGTGGCTCTTCGTGACCAGCCCCGGCGCCGGCACCGTCACGCGCCTCAACGTCACCAGCCGCATCGCGGACCAGACCCTGACCCTCGGGTCCGGCTTCAAGCCGCGCGGCATCGTGGTCAATCCGGCCTGCCAGAAAGCCGCCAACGGCGATTGCGCGGCGCTGACCATCTACGTCGTCAACGAAGCCGTCACGACCCAGACCGGCTCCGCCGGCAACGTCACCAAGACCGGCCAGGTGCGCGTCCTGACCAGCCAATCCTCCGGCCTGGTCGACGGGCCCACCATCCAGCTAAATGGCGCCGAGCGCCCGTTGCGCGCCACGATCGACCAGGCGGGCAAGAACCTCTTCATCACCGATACCGAGCTGGGCAGCGGCATGTGGCGCATCGATACCGGCAGCAGCGCCGCCATCCTGTTCGGCCAGAGCCCGGTCGGCCAGACCCACGACGTCGAGGTCGCCAACGACGGTACGGTCTACGCGACGATTCCCCGCAAGAACCAGTACGTGCAGATCAAGCCCGAGGGCTCGGCGCTGCTCTTCCCGGACCAGACCAAGATCCGCGACACGCAGCCCGAGGCCATCGCCTTCAACCACGACCAGAGCGAGCTGTGGATCGGCTTCATCGGCACCAGCACGGTGGCCTACGCGACCGTCCAGACGGGCGGGAGGCTCTTCGACCTGCGGGCGGTGGCGTTCTCGCTGTCGAGCCAGACCAAGCAGCCGCCGCGGGACATCGTGCTGGCAGGCGGGGCCGGCAACTAGCCAATCGCCGCAATCTGGGCTAGGATCGGGGATCCTGGTCAGGTTCTTTTCTTGCTATTCATTTTTTCAATGCGAGGGATCGTGAAAGCGCGCGTCGGAATGGTCTCGCTCGGCTGTTCCAAGAACACCGTCGATTCCGAGAACATGCTCGGCCTGCTGGCCGAGGCCGGCTATCGGCTCGAAGCCGACGAGCGCGCGGCCGACGTCATCATCGTCAATACCTGCTCGTTCATCGGCGACGCCACCCAGGAGTCGGTGCGCACGATCGTCGAACTGGGCGAGACCGGCAAGAAGCTGGTAGTCAGCGGCTGCCTGGCCCAGCGCCACCAGCAGGAGCTGTTCGACGAATTGCCCGAGGTCTCGGCGGTCCTGGGCACCGGGGATTTCGGCGACATCGCGACGATTCTCGATCGGGTGCAGGCAGGCGAGCGACTCAACGCCGTGACGGCTCTGCCGCAGTCCGAGCGGGTGGTGCAGGTCGAGTTGCCGCGCCTGCTCACGGGCCTGGGGCCGTCCAGCTACCTCAAGATCTCCGAAGGCTGCGACCACACCTGCACGTTCTGCATCATCCCGCAGTTCCGCGGCAAGTACGTCTCGCGCCCCGAGGAGCACATCCTGCGGGAGGCTCGCCGCCTCGCGGAGGGCGGCGTGCGCGAGGTCGTGCTCATCGCCGAGGACACCACGCGCTACGGCCAGAAGGAGACGGGCAAGTTCCAACTGCCGCGCCTGCTCGAGAAGCTCGCCAAGGTCGATGGTCTGGACTGGATCCGCATCCTGTACGCCTACCCCAACTACATGACCGACGCGCTCCTCGAGGCCATCCGCGACCTGCCCAAGGTCGTGCCGTACCTGGACGTGCCGCTCCAGCACACCCACCCGGACATGCTGCGGGCGATGAAGCGGCCGCGCCACGAGCCGCCGGCCGACCTCGTTGCCCGCATGCGGGCGATCGTGCCGGACCTGGCCATCCGCACCACTTTCATCACGGGCTTCCCGGGCGAGACCGAGGAGCACTTCGCGCACATGCTGGAGTTCGTCCGGGCACAGCGCCTGGATCACGTCGGCGCCTTCGCCTACTCCCCCGAGAAGGGCACGCCGGCGGCCGCCATGAAGCCCGCGGTGCCCAAGAAGGTCCGCGAGCAGCGCCGCAGGCGAATCATGCAGGAGCAGCAGCGCATTTCCCACGAGATCCACCAGGCCCTGGTGGGCCGGGAGCTGGATGTCCTGGTCGAGTCCGTCGACGTCGCCACCGGCCGGGCGCTCGGCCGGACCTACCGCGACGCCCCGGAAATCGACGGCACGACCTACGTCGCGGCCGGCCGGGCGCTGGAGCCGGGCGAGATCGTCCGCATCCGCATCACCCGCGCCGAACCCTACGACCTGCATGGCGAAGCGCTTTGAGCGATCGCGCCCCTTTCAGGATCAGCGGATCAGGCCGAGGAGATCGTCGATCGAGCGGTTGTAGTTGTCCAGCATGTCGCGGAGATTCTTGAACACGAAGTTCGCCACGTCGCTCTGGATGTTGGCCTCGGTCTGGATGGCGGTGAAGTCCGGCGTCTCGGCGCTCTCGGACTGGATCTGGACGCCGTCGCCCGCCGCGCGCCAGGCCGCGTAGCTCTTGCCGATGATGCCTGCCCGGGTGGTGATGTTGGTCTCGTAGACCGTCGCGCCGAAACTCGACTCCTTCAAGAACTCCTTGAGGGGTACGCGCAAGAGGGCGATGTTCGAGTTGTTGTTGGCCGTGTTCTTCTTGGCTTCCTCGGTCATCTTGAACGGGTCGCCCTCGAAACCGATGACGCCGCGGATGCGATCGGGAATCCAGTCGCCGGTCTTGGCGCTCGAACCCGCGGGCACCAGGCGCGTGGCGTCGCGGTCGCCGCCATCCTCCGAGTTGACCATCATCCCTGGCGGCGAATCGAGCACGTCCTGCTTGAGGCGCATGAAGTTCGGCGAGGCCGGGTTGAGATCGATGTCCTGCGCCCGCAACACGAAGAGGCCGCTGCGCGAGGTCAGGTGGAACTGCTTGAACTTGCTCTGCTTCTTGTCCGCGGGAGTCGTGTCCTTCCACACGAACGAGCCGTCGCGGGTCAGGAAGACGCGGGCGCCGTGCTGGAGGCTCTCGGCCACCGCGAAGAAGCCCTCGCCGTTGACGGCAAGGCTCGTCAACTGCCCGACCCGTTGCCCGATGGTGCCCTGGGCGAAGGCCAGCGACGACTGGCCGATGCGCAGTTCGCTCGGGCCGGCGGAAATGGCCGACTTCGTGCCGGTCTGGACACCGCCCGCCTCGGCCTGGCGGATGGTGACGGGCGACGAGTTTAGCGCAAGCTGCGTGTTCTTCTTGTTGAAGCCCGGCTGGGACGCGCCCTGCAAGTTGAAGAGAATGTTGCTGCGGAACTGATCGATGGCGCTGAACGTGTTGATCAGGCTGTATCGGAGATCAGACGGCACCTGGAATTCTCCCTCGCTCCACCTTTATCGCCCCACCGGCCAAGCGCCTTCTACCCCTTAACAGGCAATTCATAACTCCGTACAGTTTTGTTAAATCCACGAACGCGATTGTAATGGGTCGCCCTTCCCGCCTCGCTTCGCGGCGGCGGCTCCAGGGGCCCCACTCTCGATCAATTGGGGAAGTTCTTCAGCCGCCGGATCCGGTTCGACAGGAAGTCGGATACGAAGGTCTCGACCTTCGCGTCCACCCCGGCGCCGTCGATTTTCACGGGGGCGATCGCCCGCGGCCAGACCAGGCCGGCCGACGGCGTGGCCTCCAGCGAGCACGAGCCCACCTCGGCCATCGTCGTGCGCGTCTTGGGAACAAGCAGGACCCGGTTGCGCAGCGTGTCGGCGATCAGCAATGTGCCCGTCACCGGCTGCAGGTAGAGCCCCGCCGGATGGCCAAGGGGCGCCAGGTCGTGCGCGGCGGGCGGGGCGATCACGTCGATGCCGAACGACGGCGTGCCCTCCTCGGGGACCGTCATGGCGCCCTTGACCTGCAGGATGCGGTTATTGTTTGAATCCGACACCAGGATGGGCACGTCCAGCCCGTTGGTCGGATCGAGGGCCACGTCGAGGGGAGCGTTGATGGCGCTGCCGGAGGCCTCGGCCACCGCGATGGAGTCGCCGGCCTTGCCGTTGCCCACCACCGTGATGATGATGCCCGTCTTGGCCTTGAGGTTCCCCTGGCTGCACCCGGCCGCGTTGAAGTCCTTTGCCACCTCGCTTGGCGTCTTGCGCACGATGCGGCGCACGACGTGGTTGTTGGTGTCGGCGACGAAGATCTCTGCCACCCGGAACAACGGCTTGTTGTTGACCTTGATCTCGCGGTTCGTGATGGCCACGCCGGCGGGATCCCAGAACGTCGCCGACGTCGGCTCCCCGCAGACCTTCTTGGGAATGTCCTGGTCGCCCAGGGCCTGGCTCTGCACCAGGGCGCTGTCGGTGGCCGTCTGGCGGGTGAACGTCGGGTTGCCCGTGCCGGCTATGACCCGGACGTTGGGAGGGGCCTTCGTGTAGTACCACGCGAGAATGCGGTGGCGCCCGCGTTCGGCGATGACCACCACGTCCCTGACGCTCTCGGTGGCCTGATCGTCGATGTCCTTGCCGATGGCCAGGCCCGCCGGTTCGAGGAGTTCGATCTTGAGGGGGTCGTAGTCGACCGCCGCCGCGGAATCGGTGGCGATCGGGACCATGTTTCCGCCGCCCATCACCGTCTTGATGCTCGCCCCGCCGTCCGGCACGAAGCGCAGCCGCCCCGAACCGCTGTCGGCGAAGAGCAGCCCCTTTTCGGCTCCTAGCTGGAAGTCGTTGATGAGGCCCCAGGGGCGCAGCAGGTGCGCCTCGGAGGCCTTGACGCTCTGGGTGGCGTGCATCAGTTGCGGCCCGCCGTAGATCTGGTAGGGATGCCCGTCGCCGATGTAATCCTCCAGGCGGAAGTCGCCCTTGCAGGAGGTGGCGTTCTTGATGTCCTCCGCCTGGCCGCTCACCGCCTGGATCGCAAACGTGCCCACCCGGCGCGGGACGACGCCCGTGCGGCCCACCACGTCGGCGGCCTCGGGCGGATCGACCAGCAGGTCGAAGGCGGGATCCTGAATCGCCGCGCCGGCCGTGTCGTAGCCGTCCACCGTGACCGGCAGCGGCAGGCCGACCGCCGCGGGCAAGGCCTTCAGCAGGTTCAGGACGAGCCTGGCGGTGACGCGAAACGGCTTGGCGGATTGCTCCCCGCCGCGTTCCACCCGCACCAGGGCGTTCTGCGCACCCTCGGGCACGCGAGCCCGGAGCCGCCCGTCGGTTTCGACCGAGAACCCTATTTCGCGGTCCCCGAAGAACACCTTCGTGCCGTTGGCGGCCAGGGAGCGCCCCTTGAGGTGGAAGACGGCGCCCACGCCCCCGTTGTCGGGTTCGAGCGCTTCCAGCACGGGCGCGGACGCCGCCCGCCCGCCCCCCGCCGCAGGGTCGCCCGCCGCCCCGGGGGTCGAGTCGGGTGCCCCGGCGAAGGCGCCGCCCAGGAAGCCCAGGCCCGGCACGGGGCCCCGGCAGGCTACCAGCAGGAGCAGCAGCATTGCCAGGCATGACCGGGCGAGGGGAAAGCGCACGTGGGATATCTACCCGGAGCCGTCGTTTGCGTCCCTCGTCCCGGGGTATAGGAACCGGGGGTAGGCATCTTCCAGAAAGATCGATGTCCAACAGGGAAACACAGCCGCTCGAGGGCGAGCTATCCGGAGATCGGCAGAAGGCCGAGATCGTCCGGATGGAGAAACAGCTCAAGGCGACCACGCGCGAGCTGAAGCTTCGGCTCGACTATCTCGATCAGCTGGCCAAGGAGCACGAGGCGGAGCTGAATCGCCTGCGCGCCGAGCCGCCGAGCCCGCAACGCGACGCCCGTATCCGCCGCATCGACCAGAAGCTTGGATTCTATGTCGCGGTCAAGAGCGCGGCCAACGGCGCCGAACAGGTCGGCGCCGCCCGCGTCGTGCCGAACCCCGAGGCCCGCCCGGGAACCCAGGGCCAGCGCGTGACCGTCCAGGACGTCTTCTCGATGAAGATGATCGAGGCCCAGTCCATCGTCGCCGGAGCGCGCCTGGTCATCGACGAGCTCCTGCCCCGGATGAAGGTCGTCGGAGGTGTGCTGGGCAAGCCCGCGCAGTACTCGCCGGCCGAGCTCACGATGGTCAACAAGGTCAAGGCCCGCGCCAAGGCCTCGCCGGCGCTGATGCAGCGGCTGCAGATGATCTTCCAGCAGTTCACCGACGCCACGACCGCGCTGGTCAACGCCGAGAAGCAGTTCGAGCAACTCAAGCACCTGTCCGGGCGCGAGGCGTTGCAGTTCCTCACCGGCACCATCAAGGCGCCGCAGCTTTCCGGCAAGCTCTATCACCTCGAGCGCCTGCACGTTGAGTACGCGGGCGATCCGGACCTTTCCAAGCTCTTCCCGGCCCCGCAGCCGGTCAATTACCCTGCGCTCTCGGCGGAGCAACCGGCCGAGCAGAAGGCCAAACCGCGGGGCGGCCTGATGAGCCTGTTCGGGCTCAACAAGAAATAGCAGAATGATTGAAGCCCCCGGCACTGCCGGGGGCTTCGAAGCGTCTTGCGGCCTAGCCCGAAGCGGCCTGCGGGTTGATGAGGCCCTGGTAGACCTTGAAGACCATCTCGTAGAGCTGGTCCATGATCTTGTCCATTTTCTCGGCGGTCCGGATGCGGGCTTCGCGCTCCTTCTTGGACGAGCCGCCCACGAAGGGGACCGCTTCCTTGATCCGCGTCCAGGCGCCGGGATTCTGCGCCTCGATGCGATCGGTCTCCATGCGCTTCTGCGCCGAGGAGATCTCCTTGAGGACTTCGCTGGGCGCGAAGGAGGCTTCCGCCTGCGGCAGCGGATTGGTCGCCGGACGCGCACCCGAGACGTTCAGATCGGCCATTGCAACACTCTCCCTCACCAACTTCGCTCTATACGACCTATATACCCCCCGCTTAAACCGCGCTTGCGGGAGTTAACAGACCCTAAAAAGGTTAACCGAATCGCTCCCCATCCTTAGCGGTCGGTTTACCCGCCGGCCGGAGATCGCGTGGACAACCACATCGAAGAGAGGGAGAAGCGCGTCGTGGCGGATATCAATTTCGGACAGGTCGGAGCGATCTTCGGGGCCATCGGGCAGATCTTCCAGCAATTGCCGGGAGGCCAGACGGCGCCGACCTACAGCCCCAACGTGCCCACCTACGGCCAGAACATGCCGACCTACTCGCAGCCGACCGCCCGGCCGGACACGATCCAGTGGGGCGGCGGCGGCGCCGAGGCCAGCCAGGTCCAGTCGGTCTACCAGCAGCTTCTCCGGCGGAATCCGTCGGCCTTTGAATTGCAGCAGGGCTCGGAAGCGATACGCTACGAGGGCTACCAGGCCTTCGTCGAGGGAGTCCGCCGCAAGGCCGGCCTGCCGTCGGGTTCGGCCGCGCCGGCCTACCAGCAACCGCAGCCGGTGTATCAGCAACCGCAGCCGGTGTATCAGCCGCCGCAGCCGGTGTATCAGCAACCGCAGCCGGTGTATCAGCCGCCGCAGCCGGTGTATCAGCCGCCGCAGCCGGTGTACCAGCCACAGCCGCCGGTCTATTACCAGCAGCCGGGCGCGCCGGCTCCGGGCGGGGGCACGCCCTTGCCCATGGGGCCGCTGCCGGCAATTCGCTAAGAACGTGACGGCCGGTTTGCCTGCCGGAGACCCCCAGGCAACATTCCTGCGTAGGTAACAACTAGTGGCTCGCATCCTCATCGCCGACGACGAAGAAGACATCCGCCTCCTCATCAAGATCCTGCTGGTACGCGCCGGTTTCGACGT is a genomic window containing:
- a CDS encoding YncE family protein, whose protein sequence is MSRSLLSTVGLAALLSQLLAGCPGRVALTQTPVSLFAYITQFNTNEVAVVDAVLKTPTGTPIKVGAGPVKMALKPTGSQEYLYVLNQTGSTVSFVNRRSGSTEEEVAAGTNPDDIAISPDGKWLFVTSPGAGTVTRLNVTSRIADQTLTLGSGFKPRGIVVNPACQKAANGDCAALTIYVVNEAVTTQTGSAGNVTKTGQVRVLTSQSSGLVDGPTIQLNGAERPLRATIDQAGKNLFITDTELGSGMWRIDTGSSAAILFGQSPVGQTHDVEVANDGTVYATIPRKNQYVQIKPEGSALLFPDQTKIRDTQPEAIAFNHDQSELWIGFIGTSTVAYATVQTGGRLFDLRAVAFSLSSQTKQPPRDIVLAGGAGN
- the typA gene encoding translational GTPase TypA yields the protein MNRNIRNIAIIAHVDHGKTTLVDALLRQSGVFRENQQVADCVMDSLDLERERGITILAKNTAVEYRGIKINIVDTPGHADFSGEVERVLGMVDGALLIVDAFEGPMPQTRYVLRKALEQGIKPIVVVNKIDRPGCRPVEVVDLVLDLFIDLGADDDQIEFPVVFASGINGTSTHDLATEGSDMRPLFESILKHVPAPAGDSYRPLQLQVTTLDYSEYLGRVVIGRIHHGQIAAGQPCALLRSDGTTQKGKVTKLFTFSGLKRLETEKASAGDLVAVAGFPDANIGDTIADAEDPNALPLIKVDEPTLQMTFSINDSPFAGREGKYVTSRHLRDRLQRELLSNVALRVEETDSPDRFLVSGRGELHLGILVETMRREGYEFQISKPRVILKTIGGQVYEPYELLTLDVPDEYAGTAIEALGRRRGELHRMESDGSRTQLEFLVPARGLLGFRGDFIRMTRGNGTMNHSFFEYKPFAGDIGSQRNGVLVAWEEGEATAYALSNLEDRGVFFIKPGVKVYTGMIVGEHTRQQDLEINVCKAKKLTNMRAASGEELVRLHTPIDMTLERAMEYINDDELIEVTPQSVRLRKQKLARSH
- the rimO gene encoding 30S ribosomal protein S12 methylthiotransferase RimO, encoding MVSLGCSKNTVDSENMLGLLAEAGYRLEADERAADVIIVNTCSFIGDATQESVRTIVELGETGKKLVVSGCLAQRHQQELFDELPEVSAVLGTGDFGDIATILDRVQAGERLNAVTALPQSERVVQVELPRLLTGLGPSSYLKISEGCDHTCTFCIIPQFRGKYVSRPEEHILREARRLAEGGVREVVLIAEDTTRYGQKETGKFQLPRLLEKLAKVDGLDWIRILYAYPNYMTDALLEAIRDLPKVVPYLDVPLQHTHPDMLRAMKRPRHEPPADLVARMRAIVPDLAIRTTFITGFPGETEEHFAHMLEFVRAQRLDHVGAFAYSPEKGTPAAAMKPAVPKKVREQRRRRIMQEQQRISHEIHQALVGRELDVLVESVDVATGRALGRTYRDAPEIDGTTYVAAGRALEPGEIVRIRITRAEPYDLHGEAL
- a CDS encoding BON domain-containing protein, with the translated sequence MIRLASWLSVISGGILLCQPAQAAGGAKAADAGYLMVQGRQVLLLTALPGQDLAARGLEIRRRLEAAVSKDGTVQPVGVVSLTDVAGTPVISVGKLPVASVTAWDATRAGQPAWALAHRWAASLEGSLATLRVGGPVPGSLVKLKTTGGDEVALAPPASAEPAAVAAVTPPGPIVISLKNGRITATIDGGVVTLAGQAATLAEKFEVAGRVAAVPGVVDVVNNVTVQAQRTVSDAEVASALSEAAR
- the coaD gene encoding pantetheine-phosphate adenylyltransferase: MPAAIYPGSFDPITNGHLDIIERAISVFEHVTVAVLMNTSKSGIFTPDERVELIKQVVGANPKVSVESFRGLTADYARNKGIRHLIRGLRAVSDFDAELRIALANRKLNPALDTVFLMTSAENLFLSSSTVKEIATLGGDTSGLVPPLVAKRLKEKFN